The region CGGCTTACCAGAACTTCATGAGCACGCCGTTCTTCGCCAGCAGCTATGTGACCACCGAGACAGCCCTCGCCGCCTACAAGCGCGTGCTCTCCGACACGGGCTGTAATCAACCCTGGCTGGATGACCACGACGCTCGTGTCATCAGCGAGACCCGCGATGGCACCTACACCTACAGCGGCAGCGTGTCCGGCCTCCCCGGCCTGCCCGATTCGCAAAACGATGTCGGCGGCTATGAAAACTATCCCGCCCTCACCCGCGCCGCGAACTGGGACAGCGATCACGATGGCCTGCCTGATTGGTGGGAAGCCATGCTCGGTCTCAACCTCAACTCCACCGACTTCAGCGACACCAATGCCGATCCCGATGGCGATGGCTACAACCGGCTCGAAGACTACCTGGCATGGATCGCCGCACCGCACGTCGAGTGCATCGCCAGTGGCAAGGTGGATGTGGATCTCACTCGGCTCACCACAGGCTACCCCGCAGCGCCCATCTTCACCGTCGCCGCTGCCAGCACCGGCACGATCCAACTGCTGCCCGACGGCCACACCGCCCGGTTCACGCCGCCCGCCAACTTCACCGGCCCGGCCACTTACAACTTCACCGTCACCGACAGCGCGGGCGACTCCATGACGCAGACCATCCGCATCGCCGTCCTCGCCACCAATAGCAGCGCACCGGCGCTCGCTGGCAACATCGTGTCGCCCACCAACGGAACGCTCGTCTTCACCGGCAGCGCCGGCACCATCTACCGCATCCGCTACTCCGACGACCTCGTCACCTGGAGCGACTGGCAGCCCATCACCGCGACGGGTTACGAGCAGTGGATCACCATTCCGCCAGCTTTGCTCACCGGGCCGCGTCGGTTCTTCCGCATGGAGCAGTGAAGCCGTCGCGATTGGCACCCAAGGCATCGTCCATTTGCATGAGGGGTAGCGCGGTGAGGCCGCGCATTTGTGGACATTTGGCTTGGGGGGCAGTGCCCGCGTCGCTTCCAATCTGCACCGATCATCCCATGCTCAAGCCCCTCCATCTCATGACCCCGGAAGAGAAAACCGAACTCATGCACCGCATGAAGGCCAAGGGCTACGACGACGATGATTTCGTCGGCTTCCTCGGCAACGTGAACCATCTCCTCTGGGCCATTCCAGACCGCCCCCTTCGCCGCAGGAAGCCTGTGGCACGGAAAAAGGTGAAGGTCGCGGCCTGAACCTGTTTGGGACGGTTCTGCCAATTGATCACGAGAAGATGTGTTTGATCAATCCGGCGTGGGTGATCGCAGCATAGCGCGCGACTTCATGCTTGGCGGCTTCGAGTTTTTCCCGTGTCTTGGCCGCTTGACGACTCAATTCGAGGGACTCTGCCTGCATCTTTATCCGCTCGCCTTTGATGAGGTGCCGCGCTGGGTTCACGACACTTTGCAACGACCACAGTTCTCGCGTGAGTGGTTCAGACTCGGCAGCTTCCTCTGAAGCGACTTTGGCTTTGAAGGTTCCATGTTCTGCTGAAAGTGATTCAAACATCACCTTTGCTCGCTGTTTTGCTTCGTTCTCAGCTCGCATTGCCTCGGCTACTGTTCTGTCATGCTCGGCCTTCGCGTTGAGTTTGGCATTGTCTGTTTTTGCACGAACCTGATCACGGATGGACTCAAGTCTCTGACGTTCGTTCCGAGTCTCAGCATCGATGGCTTGGTTGATGGCGTCACGTTCAGCGGCTGGAATTTTCAACCGTATCTTCTCAATCATTCTCTTCCGCAAGACTTCCATTTGCTGCGCCCGCACATACCCAATACCCCGAATTTTGTAGCTCTTGCCATCTCTGTGTTTTAGACACTCGTATCCTACGCCAATAAAATCTGCCAATGTATGAAAGCCGAACTTCGCTAACTCATACGAGCTGGCTCCTGAAACCGTGACCTTCCACATTTCTACCTTCGCCATCTCTGCCTGAATGAACGCATCAAACTTGGCCGCAAATTTAGCCTCGCGATCCTGCTCGGCCTGGCTCGACAACAAATTGGCCTGAGTTGTGAAGCGCGCTTCTGCTGAGGACCGATCCTGTTCGATTTGGCGGAGCTGCGAATCGTAGCTTGTCTTTGCGGAGGCTCTTTTCGCGCTCGCTTGCGATATCGCCTCTCGTTCAGTTTTCTCAGCACGGCTGCGTTTCTCAGATTGGTCATGTGCAAAAGACTGGAGCCGGTCTGCCATTCGCTTCTTGATGGCATCAAGGGCCTCTTCAAGCTTCTTCATTTTGGCCTCAGAATCCGCAATTTTTCGCTCGTGATCTGTGATGGTCATCAAGTGTGGTGCCTGCTTTGCCCGAAGTGCAACAGCAGCCTGACGCTCATCGGCCAACGCTTCGGATAATCTTTTCCCTGCATTGCCTCGTGAAGCGACCTCGGGACGCATTACAAACGCAACATGCAGGACTACTCCGTAAATCGAGAGAGTCGAAAATACCCACGTAAGCGCTACAGGTGTAGCGAGGGCACCTCCGAATCCGAGAAGGCCCGCAATCAAAACCACTCCCATTGATATGGCTGAGTAGAAGCTGATAATTGGGGTTCCACCTCTGAATACGACGGGTTGCGGCGGCACCGTGGTTGATGACGCGATCCATGCTGGGAGTGGTTTTGGTTCATCATGCCTTTGGGGAATGGACTGCCCGGAGACTATTACCGCAGGCTGCCACCATGGCGTGGTGTCGAGGCTTGCTACGCCTGTCACTACCTCGACCAGATGGGGCACTTGCTCAAGCCTGGTTGCTGCTGCCGCTTTGATAATCGCTTCAACAGCGGAACTCATCTTGGGGTCACGAAACGATAGCAACTCGCGAATCAGCGCCGAATCGTCGGGTCGTGTGAAATCTTCTCGACAAAAAAGCAGGCGCTCGTCGTCTCTGACCCACCGCCTCCAGAGTGTAGGATCAATCGTGAGAGCATGAAGGCTCGTCCAGATCACCAGAGTTGAAAAATGATCCATGGACGATTGCAGCGTGCCGCCATGTCGCCGCGGATGCTGGTAGTCTGGCAGGCCGTCTTCCTCTGATTTCAGTCCGGCTGTCTTTGGGACGCACATTCCGTCGTAGTCGATCAGGAGGAGCTTTCCGTCACTGATGATCAGATTAGCGTGTTGAAGGTCTCCGTGCGCGATGGAGTGCTTCCTCAGATCGGATGACATCCGATAGAATTGATCACAGACTGAATCGAGGGGTTGTTTCGCACTGACTGCATCATTGACGTGAGAAAGGAGCGTTTTCGCGTTCTCAATCCATTCCATCTTCACAATCGGGTAGGTCTTGCCCTTCACTCGAATGCCTTCTTTGATGAAATTGAAGTCAATTGTCCACGGCAGTTTTTGAGTCGCCAAATGTTCGTGGATCAACTCGTAGCGCGTCTGCTGGTCAGTCTTCTCGCGGGTGAAGCACTTGACGGCCAGTCGCCTTGTTCCGGTGCGGAAACGATACACGATGGCAAAATTTCCGCTGGCAACTGGACCTCCTGGAACGCCCATGAATAGCGGTCCATCATTGGTGGCGCTTCTTAACTCCGGGTCGATGAATGCTGATCGCGAGTTCTGAATCGCTTCATCGTATTCCGCTGATTGTGGGAGTGACACGGCGATATCCCCACTTCATTGGGATTTTGGAATGAATGTCACGCGAACCAGTGTGGTGTCGTCGTTCCGAATCTCCCCTGATTCGCGGAGAAACTCCACGAATGCCGAGAACTCATCAGGGGCAGCGATTGCGTCGAAGCTCGCCAGTTTGGTCCAAGGTGAAGCATGATTTTCATGCTGCTTCAGTATCCAGCAAGCAAGGGCATCGGTGGCAAAGTAAAAACGATCCTCACGTTCCCACTGGCTGCGGCAGGTCTTGATGTGCTTGGCGAGATCAACGTTGCAAGCAGCCTCTGAACTGACGAGGTAGGGGCTGTTATTGAACTCGATGGAGTTAGAAAGTGGCCATGCCTCAATCAGTTCATCTTGGCGCAGATGGAACACACATGAATCCCCGATAGCAGCACCAATCCATTCGCCGTTGTCGCTAAACCATACCACACAAGCTGTGGCAAACGCACCTCTGGCAACAGCCTCATCTTCCAACCATGCAGGAAGCGCGGTTAGAGGCCTGGTGCCGTTCACAGTGCGAAGCCGTTTGAATCGCTCCCAAGTCTGCACAGCTTCATTAAGCTGCGGCGTCACATCATCAACTGTGCGGATGTCCCCAACTGTTTTGCTGAGCGATTTGAGCGTAATGTTTGCCCACTCGCCCGCGAGCACGCCCTCTGTTGCGCCATCCGCAACTCCCACGAACACACGGCCCTGCTTCGATGCTACTTCGGCCCGGCCTGCACTCGGCTCATCATTTTTGGCACGAACCAGCCGAGGCCATACGGCATCCTGATTTTCGGACGCCTTGGCATCGCGTTTGGGCACTGAGAACGCAGATACCAAAAAGGGCATGAGTGGATTGAGTTACCGCAAATTTGAAGCGCGTGTTCCGATATCAAGAGCCTGCACCACGATGGTCAAATCGCCGTTCAGCGTGAATGCCTTTGCTCCTGGAGCGAGGCCAAGGCCATGTTCGTCATTCGCGACACGGTGCATGGTGTCGGTCAGTGGACTGGCTCCCGCAAAGAGCATCTTCGAATATTCGTCAGGTAGATTTGAATCATCAGACGGGAATGCGATGGGCTTCACATTTGCCTTGCTGGATACATGAACATTGAAAAGGAGCGTCGCGCCGTCTTCCGACATTATGGAAGTAAGTCCAGCCATCATGTCCCCAACCATCCGGTTCGCTTCTGCGGGGTCTGCTGAGTCAGTGGATTCTCCATCAGTGATGTGAATGACTGTGGGAGGGAAGGAAGATGGATGCAGGTTCACCCATGTTTCGATCCATTTTCGTGCCAAGCCAAGCGCCTGACACATTGGCGTTCCACCGCTCGCTTTCGGTTCAAACCACACTGGGAACTTTACCTTCTGGTCAATCAAACCACCGGCTCCATCATCAGTTTTCTTGGTTCGCTCCTCGACCTTGGCAGGCGAGTTGGCCAATGCACTCAATGGGACAAGCTCCTGTCCTGAGAGGCTGCCGCCATACGCTGAGCCGATTGTTGCTCCGTAGCCGATCACGCCCACATAAAAATAATCACGAACACCGTCGGGACGTGCGCATCTGAGACTCAAGTTCCGAAGAAGATTGTTCACACTGTCTGCCACAGCGTCACACTTCTTCTTCGGCGGATCTGAGCCAGGCATTGCGTCTGCCATCGAACCCGACTGGTCGATGACGAATATGAAAGCTGTCGGACTCGAACGATTGATCTCGGCTGTGTAGGGCATGGGATGAGTCTGTGGTTTAGAATTGGGAGAACGTGGGTTCAGGTGTCGAGGTGTCAACACCTAAGACCTGTGTTGATGCGCTGCAATTGCCTATTGGCAGCTTGCGCGTCCGCAGCGCATCGCCGGCATGGGGCGGCACCGATTTGACCCCATGCGCTGGCCGCACGCAAGCAGCGCGAGCCTCTGACGGAGCGTGAGTTGAACATCCTGGGCCTCATCGTTCAGGGTCGGAGCAATAAGGAAATCGTCACGGAGCTGCACATGAGCGGAGGTCTGGTGAAGAAGGAGATCTCCAGCCTGCTGGCAAAGCTGGGTGCCGCCGACCGCACGCGTGCTGCCACGCTGGCGATTGAGCGCGGGATCGTGCATCTGTGATTTGTGGACATTTGGCCACGCGACAAAAATGACGCGATCCTTCAAGATGGAGGGAAATCGTCATGAAGACTTCCTTCCGCCCCCTCCACTCTCTCGTCGCCGTTGCTTTGCTCTGCTGTGTCGGCCCGGCACCGGCTGCGGTGTTGATCCTTGAGTCCTTCAACTACTCGGCAGGCTCGGCGAACGGTGTTGCTACCAACGCCACAGGTCTGACGGGAAACTGGACGGCGGGTGCGCAGGGCGGGACATCCAATGCCACGGCCAACTTTGATGCCACCAGCGTGACGATGGCCGGGCACTTCGCCGCGAGTGGTGGCTCGCTCATCATCACCAACAGCGGGCCGGGTTTCGGAGAAGGAGGGGCGGCGGCGGCAGTGACCTCCACCATCACGGGCACCAGTCTCTACAGCAGCAGCCTCATGAGCTTCGGGTCCTCCAACGGGAGTTACTTCAACGACTGGTCGGTGGAGCAGCGGTTCAACACGAGTGCTTCGGGTGGTTACACGACCAGCAGTGGGCGCAACGAAGTTCGGGCTTTCGGTTCCGGTAGCAGTTCCACTGGCAAAGGCGCGGTCAGCGCGGACGCCAGCGAGGTGGCCCAGAGCACAGGCACCAGTGCCGCAAACACCAACTATCTCCTGGTCACCCGCTACATCTTGTCAGGCAGCGACATCACCTCCGCCCAGCTCTTTGCTTTCGATGCCACTTCTTATGCCAGTTATCTGGCCAACGCGACGACGGGCAATGCGGACTCCATCCTCGGCACCTATGCCAACTACTCTCTCACGGACACGGCGACACGCAGCCTGAATGACTTCGACTTTCTCCAGTTCACCACCAATGGCGGTCCGATCGGCCGCTACGACGATTTCCGCATGGGCACGTCCATTTTGGATGTGGTCAATGTTGGATCTGTGCCGGAGCCATCGCGTGCGATGCTTGGCTTGGTCGGCATGGTGGGTGTCATGATGCGGCGCAGGAGGCGCTGCGAGACTCAGAGCATCTGATGAAGCGGCTCTCTCTCCTCCTTGTCGCATTCGGCGCATTGCTGCCAGTCTGGAGCACGGTCGCGGCTCCCGTCACGGTGAGCACGCCGGTCATTCCAGGGCAGCGTTTCATCGTCACTGACTACGGAGCCGTGGGAGATGGCAGGACGATGTGCACGGCAGCCATTCGCTCGGCATTCGCAGCGTGTGCGCAGGCAGGCGGCGGACAGGTCGTGCTGCCGAAGGGCGATTTTTTGTGCGGCCCCATCGAGCTTCCCGCACGCACAGACTTTCATCTCGTGAAAGGTGCGACGTTGCGCATGAGCCACAACCGCCAGGATTTCGCACTGCCAGAGGGCCGGACGGCGAACTTGATCTACGCCCGTGAAGTCACCGATGTGCAAATCAGCGGCGAGGGCACCATCGACGGACAGGGAAAGCCCTGGTGGGATCGTGTGCGTGAGCTAGCGAAGCATCCTGATGAGGCGAAAAAAGAGCCGCAGCGCCCGCAACTCATCGTGTTCGACCGCTGCGAACGCGTGAGGCTTGCTGGCGTCACCACGCTGAATCCACCGAACACACACTGCTCCGTCCGGCGGTGTGTGGATGTCACCGTGGAGGATGTGACGATGACGGCGCCGGATGAATCAGCGAACACGGACGGCATCAATCTCAGCGGACGGAATGTCATCATCCGGCGCTGCCACATCGCCACGGGCGATGACAACATCGTTTTTCTCTCCAGCTATCCAGCGAAGGATGAAGGACCGGGCACGGCGAATGTGCTGGTGTCGGATTGCACGCTTGGGGTGGGGCACGGCATGTCCATCGGCAGCTACACGGGCGGTGGCTTGCGGGACATCACGGTGGAAAACGTCACCTTCGACGGCACCACTTCAGGCATTCGCATGAAGGCTGCCCGCGACCGTGGCGGTCTCGTCGAGAACATCACCTTTAGAAATGTAACCATGCGAAAGGTGCGCACGCCGATCTTTCTTTCCAGCTACTATCCCAAGGAGCCCAAGCGACCTGATGATGACCGAGGTGAGGGCGTAACGCCGAGAACACCCGTTTGGCGGAACATTCAGATCGAAGGCGGCACGATTCAGGATTGCGAAAACTCCATCATCATCTGGGGTCTGCCCGAAAGGCCTTTTGAAGACGTGAAACTAAAGAATCTGCAAATCACCGCCGAGCGTGGAGCACAGGTCTATCACGCCAAAGGCATACGATTTGAAGGTGTGAGCCTCAACGTCAAGAAAGGACCGCCCCTGACTGTGCATCAGGCCGAGGTGACAGGCATGGAAGGCACCCCGCTTCTACCACGGAAGTGACCTTGGTCCCTGCATTTGTGGACATGGTGCCCGAGGTGCAGCTATTCCCTGGCGAGATCAATCGCGTGAGCCTTTACCGCAAGGAGGTCAAGGTTGGCGAGCGGCTGCAATTCAAGAAGATGGTGCTCTTGATGACCGATGGAGTGGCTGAGTTGCAGGAACTCGGCGTGGAGCCCCTGCCGTTCGAAACGATTGGGGGTATGCTCAGCTAGGATAAAGATGTTTTGACATTCGGATGCCGGGTGTGTCTATTCCCAGTGTTTCATTCACCATGTGTGAAAGGAGATTTCGAGGCCGTCCCGCAAGGGGCGGCCTCAGCCATTTCCAGGCTGAAACGCCTTCCAGTCACGTTCAAGCTCCTCCTTCTTGCGTTTGTAGATGGGGTAAAAGGCGGTCTTGAGCAGGTAGTAGTCTCGGCGCTCCCAAAGGATGACCGCGTAATCATGCTCGTAGAGCCAGAGCACCCAGGACGTCTCACCCCAACGCGTGGTCTGCTGGAAAACACGGATGCCAGGATGCGTC is a window of Verrucomicrobiaceae bacterium DNA encoding:
- a CDS encoding VWA domain-containing protein, producing MPYTAEINRSSPTAFIFVIDQSGSMADAMPGSDPPKKKCDAVADSVNNLLRNLSLRCARPDGVRDYFYVGVIGYGATIGSAYGGSLSGQELVPLSALANSPAKVEERTKKTDDGAGGLIDQKVKFPVWFEPKASGGTPMCQALGLARKWIETWVNLHPSSFPPTVIHITDGESTDSADPAEANRMVGDMMAGLTSIMSEDGATLLFNVHVSSKANVKPIAFPSDDSNLPDEYSKMLFAGASPLTDTMHRVANDEHGLGLAPGAKAFTLNGDLTIVVQALDIGTRASNLR
- a CDS encoding response regulator transcription factor; translation: MNILGLIVQGRSNKEIVTELHMSGGLVKKEISSLLAKLGAADRTRAATLAIERGIVHL
- a CDS encoding glycoside hydrolase family 28 protein, producing the protein MKRLSLLLVAFGALLPVWSTVAAPVTVSTPVIPGQRFIVTDYGAVGDGRTMCTAAIRSAFAACAQAGGGQVVLPKGDFLCGPIELPARTDFHLVKGATLRMSHNRQDFALPEGRTANLIYAREVTDVQISGEGTIDGQGKPWWDRVRELAKHPDEAKKEPQRPQLIVFDRCERVRLAGVTTLNPPNTHCSVRRCVDVTVEDVTMTAPDESANTDGINLSGRNVIIRRCHIATGDDNIVFLSSYPAKDEGPGTANVLVSDCTLGVGHGMSIGSYTGGGLRDITVENVTFDGTTSGIRMKAARDRGGLVENITFRNVTMRKVRTPIFLSSYYPKEPKRPDDDRGEGVTPRTPVWRNIQIEGGTIQDCENSIIIWGLPERPFEDVKLKNLQITAERGAQVYHAKGIRFEGVSLNVKKGPPLTVHQAEVTGMEGTPLLPRK